The nucleotide window AAATGAGATAAAAGATGAGCCAGGAGAACCAATGGTAGCTCGATCCAAAATGGGTGAGGCGACTGTAAGTGAGTCAGAGGTCAAAGGAATTGAAAACCTCACTTCGACAGAAAAGAAACACCTGCTTTTACAACTTGCCCGAGATAGGGTTAAAGACAGTTCTGCCGGCCCATGGGAAATTGTTGATATCTTCAGAGAAAATTGGAGAACTATTAAAGCTACGTTATCTCAACCCGTAGAAATTAATGTAAGGGATGTAGGAAGAGATGCTCTCTTTCAGGTATCCCTGGATATAACGCAATTAGAAAGAGAACTCGAAACCGAGGGACTGGAATAACACTCTTTAAATCTAAGACAGCTTCATTTTTATACTGGGTTCATTTTACGTTTGGTTTATTCTGAAATTTTGACTGGATATTATTGTAATTTCAGGGCAACATAAGGAAAAGTAACAGAAAAAGGAAAAACTAGAGAAAAAGACAAAAATAAAGCGTAAGGAAAAAGAGAAATTGAGGTAAAAATATTAACCTCGCAAACTGACTGAAGATTATTAGAACTAAAACATAAAGCTTGATGCCGAAATATTAGTATCTTTTAGGTTTGCGCTTTGCGTAACACTCCCTGCAGTAGACAGGCCTGTCAGGGTCCGGTTTAAAAGGCACTTCCGTTTCTTTGCCACAATCTGAACATTTTGCTTTGTACATCGTTTGTGGCTCTCTACTATAGCTGCGTTCTCTACTGGAACCCCGATCCCTACTCTGGGAACCTTTTCTTTCCATATAATTTCCCCTATTTGATTCTCGTTAAAGTTCACACAAAGAGAAATATCAAATAATTCAAAAAGAGCCTCATTTATGAACTGTTGTTGCTGGGGATCTCGATGAACTAATTGAACTATTAATATCTAGCATAATGGTATTTATTTTTACTGTACTAAACTTTATTAAGCTTCAACAATTTTGTTACTTTTTAAGCCGAGTGCTTAGCAATTTATTCCAATGAGCTATGCATCTCATACTCAAATTATTGAAATATTTGTTGCATTAAACTCTATTAATGTTTGAGTTACAAATAAACTTCGTTATCATTCAAGTGTCTCATTAAGTTTTTTAAGACTTAAGTTTCCAGAATAATACTAAGGAATTAAAGTATTAAGGAGCTAAGCAAAGTTTGCAAAATTATTCTACTTAAAACTGGGGTTTCGATTCTAAAATAGATTCTTTATTTAGCATGAAAGTGCTGCCATCTGCAAGCACTTTCATTGGCTGTGCATGTTATTCAAAGAATATCATGTTCGTTTTCTGGAAAAATTCATAACCTCAGGTTCTATTCAAAAGTCAAGTTTTATAAACCTATTTCGGAATCGCAATACTCAGCCTATATTTAGCAAAAAATTTTAAAGATAGTTGCTGAGTTTCGAAAAAATACTGTGAAATATGGGTTTATAAATTTTAGCAGTAGAGTTATGACAAAAATAGCCTGGAAAATAACTATCAGATAACTGCATTCCGGATAAAGAAAGGAGGTTTATTAGCCTCCAATTTTATTTGGATAAAGGGAAAACTTTTTACTCACTCCCTATTTAGCGCCTTACTGACTCTAAAGTAAGATTATTTTCCTTCAAATTCTTTGCTGACGTCGATAGTACTGGTGTACTCCTTGTCTGGAAGGTCTTCGAGAAACTCAATTACCTCATTACTAGCTTTATGCTTTTAGCATGCTCAATAAGGCCCTGTTTTTTTACAGGATAATCTATGTCCTTTAGAGCTTTCTGAACTTCAATAGGGCTTGTATGCATAAGTTTCCCCCTTTACTCCAATCAAGTCCCCTTTAAGTTCATTTTAACATTTACAGCTGTTTCAGAGACCTGATCCCTTATTTTGACTCTCCTTCAAAACGCTTTCCACTAAATTCCTGAGCAACATCGGCAGCATTTTTATATGTCCTATCTGGAAGTTGCTGCAAGTCAGAAATTATTTCATTATTAGCGTTATGTTGCTGAGCATAACTAACAATTTCATTCTTGTTTTTAGGAAAATCAATACCTTTCAGTGCATGTTCAACGTCAGCCATACTTGTTCTCATATATTTTCCCCCTTTACTCCGGTTAAGTCTCCTTTAACTGTTCATTTTAAAAGTTACAGCTTTCTCAGGGACATGGTCCCTTATTTTGACTCTCCTTCAAAACGCTTTCCGCTAAATTCCTGAGCAACATCGGCAGCGTTGTTATATGTCCTGTCTGGAAGTTGCTGCAAGTCCGAAACTATTTCGTCACTTGCACCATGTTCCTGAGCATACTTTACAATTTCGTTCTTGTTTTTAGGAAAATCAATACCACCCAGTGAATGTTGAACATCAGCCATACTTGTTCTCATAACTTTTCCCCATATTTTGCATATTTCGAATTATTTATTAATGATTTTACTTTCCAGAGAATTCCTTACTAACATCTGCAGCGTTTGTATATTCCTTGTCTGGAAGACTCTCTAGTACTTGCATTACTTCGTTACTGGCATTGTGCTTTTTAGCGTGCTCAATAAGATCCTTCTTTTTTACAGGATAATTTATGTCCTTTAGAGCTTTTTGGACTTCAATTGGACTGGTCTGCAT belongs to Methanosarcina barkeri 3 and includes:
- a CDS encoding CxxC-x17-CxxC domain-containing protein, with protein sequence MERKGSQSRDRGSSRERSYSREPQTMYKAKCSDCGKETEVPFKPDPDRPVYCRECYAKRKPKRY
- a CDS encoding DUF2795 domain-containing protein, coding for MRTSMADVQHSLGGIDFPKNKNEIVKYAQEHGASDEIVSDLQQLPDRTYNNAADVAQEFSGKRFEGESK
- a CDS encoding DUF2795 domain-containing protein produces the protein MHTSPIEVQKALKDIDYPVKKQGLIEHAKSIKLVMR
- a CDS encoding DUF2795 domain-containing protein; this encodes MQTSPIEVQKALKDINYPVKKKDLIEHAKKHNASNEVMQVLESLPDKEYTNAADVSKEFSGK
- a CDS encoding DUF2795 domain-containing protein, with product MRTSMADVEHALKGIDFPKNKNEIVSYAQQHNANNEIISDLQQLPDRTYKNAADVAQEFSGKRFEGESK